Within the Zea mays cultivar B73 chromosome 10, Zm-B73-REFERENCE-NAM-5.0, whole genome shotgun sequence genome, the region gggctccgacgtgaTACACGGCCCaatggcccaacagacggtgtcgcagcaccaaaacagaatctgaacgctgaattgtttcgacgatttctattgactccggacgaattttagggtggaactagttgggttggttagataatctccttatctttccaaccatatcaagtccgtcgcaatcgaagtccggatgcatcttgggcgtccattttagtgtagactggtcctggaacccgagatggagtcgcagccaagtcggacttgatctccttcctgttgtgggcgcccttgctgctcctcctcaacaccttggactttcccaagtccttgctggtcctctccaaggtacctaatcatcaaaacatccatggccccaagcgtaagctctgaaacacaattgactagggtagaacgtacctggagatttagctgtcgtgcacgagatcgtgttatcagtccattcattgtatttatagaagtgatgtcctcatcactttTCGTCACTCTGCTTGGCTCGGCGGTGCCTGGGCCTTTGTCGCTCTGGGCGTCTGCTTGCTCCCGATGATCGGCATTGTGGATCCAAGCTCGTTGGTGGAGAATTGGAGCTTCCTCGCCTGGGGTGTGTCGTGGCTTGGCAATGATGGCAATGCCACAACCTTCCTCCTTGTGTGCCGGTGTTTGGGTGTAGGCGTCGTCGAGTTCCTTTGGCTGTGTGCAGCACTTCTTGGAAAGTCTGGGGTGCTTGTCCCTTGTGTTGAGCTCAGCAACAATGACTCTGGATAGGATTTGTGTGGGGGTGTCGTTGTTTAGGTTGTCTATGGGGGCCTTCCGTCGGTTTCTCTTCTGCGCACTCTATGTAGGTTCCGGGCTCGGGGGTTTCCTTAAAATTGGGTCAATTCCATTTTTCTTAATTGAGAGGCAGAGTCCCTGCCATCATGTTCAAAAAAATATCACACAAATTCTTTTTCACAACCAATATAAAACTAAACTCTTGATCCAGAGCGCCTCCCCCTCTCCCTAGTTGTTCAGCCACGCATCACCAGCGGTAGTGCCTCctcctcccctccctcggctgttcttgcccctcccctcctctccttcgagaggggggagagagaaaacaGATATACATGTTTCGGGCGCTCGTGGTGGTTGTATGGTTGGTTGCGCATGTAAGGGATAAGACATATAGTTGTTAGGTGAGACATGGGAAGAAAAATATATCTACGCGCTTCGGCTCATGGTGGTTGCATGGTTGGTTGCCATGCAAGAGATAAGACACATGATTGTTAGGCAGGACGTGGAGGAAATAGATCTACGTGTTTCGCGCGCTCATGATGGTTACATAGTTGGTTGCACATGCAAGAGATAAGGTTGTTCAGCGAGATGTAAGGAGAAAAACACATATATATGCTCTATGTGTGACGTACGTCCATGTCCATAGGACTGTAGTAGCTTGATTTCGAAGAAATGTAAGAGTTTTTTTAAGTGATAACGCAGGTCGAATGTTGAAACTAGTAGTTTGTAGAAGTGGAGATAGTGCTATTCTGGAGACCTATCTATCTGGGTCGGCAGTGAAACAACTAAATAATAAAACCGGTGTTTCGCACAAGCAGTGCATTTCTGCCATTAAAACATTCTGCACAATAAAGTTAAAAACGAAGTTATACTCGTGACCAAAATACATAACAACAATAAGGTTAGCAATAAAAAAAAGCAGTTTTGGTTACACATAGTCAGTGAAAGTGATTACACAGACTATCCATCCGAACTATCATATTTCGAACTATCAGTTTTGGTGTTAATCCATTTATATCAACGATTATTTATAAAGACGTCTGGTTCTAGCCAACCATCGATGTAAATTCTTCGATGGACGGTTTATGTGAAGGAGCTGTTTCTAGAGATTTGTTTCCAGAGACTGTTTAGTAACATAACCACCAATAAGTTGTTTTAAAATATTTAAACTTCCTACCATATATTTTCCACCAGAGGATGCAATTATATATAAAATTCAAATGAACCCAAATATACATCAGAGAGAATTATATTTCCATGTAtgacaaaaaaatatatatactTCATTCTACCACAATAATCAACTCAAGTTTATACAACAAAGTTTTAAACTCACGAGTTCCATAAATTCTCTAATAATTATTAGTTTTAGTTCTAGGCTAGCAAAATCTATAAAATCTCGGTAGCATATAGGTATTATCATGAAATTTTCATGTAGGCCTTGTTCAGTTATTACTATACCATGTGAATTGGATAGAATTGAAAAAAATATGAAAGATTTCGACTTATTTCGGATTTAAACTCActcaatctcactcaatccatatggattgatagCAAAACGAATAAGCCCTTTCATGTGTCCACTATTGTCAAGGTGGTTTTTCGTTGGACCACACATGTATATCTGCACAAAAATACAGTCATCGCATATTTACAATGACCAATGATTTGTATCACTCAAAACTTCACATATGACTATTAATTATTCCTTCTGTCTaattttataattcgtttgaTCTTTTATATCAAGTTTGACCATCTTGTTTTATTAAAAACTTCTATAAAAATAAAAAAACCAAAATCAtacttaaagtatattatatACTAAATGGTATTAAAGTGaaaactaataattattataattTTTTTTAATAAGACGAGCAAGTCAAACATGTCGCAGAAAAATCAaacaaattatattttgaaaTGGAGGACGTACTTTGGTAGGGTTCATTGTGTATCACCCGTTATGTCACGCCAGTTCTACGTGCCTCAGTCCAAGCAGGCTCGTGTACATATGCCATTTTGGACCGAACAAAAGATATGTTGTAGCCCGGGTTGTATGTACATAGAGCTGGACAAAATACTCATGCCTCTTCGGTTCACTTGACTTGAGGTTGGCTTGGTTCAACTCGTTTCAATTTTGTCGCGATCTAAGCTAACATGTCGGCTCGATTTGTTAACAAGGCAGCTCGAGCTAGGCTCGAGCCACTCAAATGAGCTAATATTTATCCGTAAAACAAAGACTACAGTTTATTAGTTGAACTAATAAGTGATGAATGATGTTAATAAGTGAATTGTGTTAATTTGGTGTTAAATTGACGTGATATAAGGTATTGTAAGTATTATACTCGTATGTAGTGTTAAATTGGTATTGAATTTACTAGCAATTGATTATATATAATGTTTTTTATGTTATGGCCCGTGagttaaacgagccagctcgaactcgaACTCAGCCAAACTGAACTGGCTCAATATCCAACGATATCCAACATCACTGGACGTTGGGACCATACTAGTGAGGCAACCTGGGAACAAGAGGTTCAAGCTGCTACATCATCAGACACCAGTTCATTCATTGCACAAATTGCTTCAGGGAGATAGTTTTAGCTCTTCAAAGAAGAGCGCAAAATGCTAGCAGCAACCACTGTCTACAAAAATCTGTTGCGGGGGGCCAAATGGCGCATCACCAGTCTCATTTTCGCAGTTCTTGTGGGGAATGTAAGTACTTTAAAACCAGTACTACCGACTGCTGGCGATATCCTATTTCATTTCCGACCCAAAAAAAGAAGAGAGGAAGTGCTAAATGAAACCAACGAAGCACGCGCCCGCCAAGGAAAAACACAGCCGCGGATAGATCATCTTCAATAGGTGTCTGGACTTGCTGATGATGACACTGATAGTCAGCTGGCACCCAAACTGCAGACCGATAAATCAAGTGATGATCAGCACCCCCGTACAATACAAGAACACGGAATGGCCATAATCTCATTTAAGTATTTGCAGATGGCAACCAGGGGTGCAGACCTTGACTTGATCCAGTGAGGCGCAGGGTCTCTCATCTTCGACGCCTCTGCGCCTTCCATTGCTTCAGGACGTGCTGTATGGCTTCCGTTACGCTGGCCTTGCGGTTCTCCCTGTTGTTCCAGAGCTCGGACACCACGTAGCTGCCGCTAGCGTTGTACTCGTTGATCTCTAGCAGCGCGGTAGCCACGGCCTCGTAGACCTTCTCGCCGAGCTGCTTCTTCAAGCCCGCCAGCTTCTCATCCTTGTCATCGATGATTTGCTGAAACGTAACACGTCAACGTCAGGTTAGTGTTGCCAGTTTTTTTCCCCATGATGCGAGAGCGATGCGTCCTCTCGGAGTGACTGATTAATTAACGAAGTTAATTTGAGGCTTGAACTGGCACTAAGCTACATTTGAAACAGATGACGATGGTAGGGCGACGGCGACGTACTGATATTGCTAGGTGTTGCAAGAAAATTTGGAGGGAGATAAAAGAGATGTGCGTTCGTTCCATTGGGCATTTACCTCTTTAGTTGAGCCTGTGGTCACTATCTTGAAAGGATGCCAATTAGGGTCCTTCAGATGCTCTTGCCACAGGGAGACGAGTTCAGCGGCTTTCATTTCGGCGTCTTGTCCGTACCTCTGCTTGCAGGACAGAACGAAGGGCTTCTCGTCCAGCTCACCCATCCTCTTGATCCCAATGTTGCTACGAGGACCTAACATATCTGTCAAACCCTGCAAAATATCCACACGAACTCTCTGAGGCAACAGGCAAGAGTGCAAAGGAAAGGAAGGGTTATTTGAAGGAACCGAATCCTTAAGATGGCGTGGATCCAAACACAATTAAATTTGGGAGAATGCATATCTAAGGCGAGGGGGTGTTTGGAACTGCTCGGCTCCAAAAAAAATTGGTGGAATAGGTCATTAGATGTTTTAGAAAATTGTGGAGCTCAAGTTGTTAACTTATACAAGACATTTAGATAAGGTAtttttgtttattatttagattagAAATATTTTTTAAACTTTTTACAATTTATATTATAAACTACagtcccaaacaccccctaaggtaTGTTTCTGCAGATTTTCTAAAATATATATACTAGCATATGGTGTTACCGTGATCAACTCTTTCTTGGCATCTTGAATCTCATCGTTGGTCATCCTATGTTTAACAACAAGAGTTTGGTTGAGAGCTTCCAGGTCTTCCATCTCTTCGATCCTTTCGTTCAGTTCTGCTGTCAGCTCCTCAGAACGTTTCTTCACATCCACGCCTTCTCCCGCCATGTGTTTCACCACCTCCAGTTTGCCTTTAAGCTGCTCGATATCCAGCTCCAGCTTCTGCTTCTCGTCCACCTGCCTCTCTAGCTGCAGGATTCTGTTGAGAGCGTCCTCCTTCTCTTTCTGTTTGAGATTTGGCACCCAAATTAAGTTTCGGGTGGGTGAAAactaaaagaaaaaaaaaactcaATGGTAGCAACAAAGAAAAAGGAAGTGTGTGCGTACCTTATGTTTCTCAAGAAGCTGTAGCGCCCGTTCGTCAGCTCTCTGTTGCTCAATTCTAGCCATGTTGAGGGAATCATTTTGGTCAGCATTCTGCAGGGAAATAAGTACAAAAGATAGGTATCGATAAAAAATGAATCATTATTGGTAGGATTATGAATACAATTCAGGAACTTTCTGAAATGTGACAGTGATAGAGAAGACGTGTACAAAAAAACAGTAGCACCAATAGGAATGGGATTCACCCGTACCTTTTTCCTCTCTTCCTCCAGTTTTCTTCTTTCCATGTCAGTTTGAGCGACTAGTTCATTTAGTTCCCTGGACCTCCTCTGGATGTTGCTCTCTTTCTCAACCAGCTGATTTCTGAGTTCTTCAGTCTCCTGAAAAACCCTCCGTGTATGCTCACGGACAGCAGACTGCATATTCCTCATTTCTGTGAAAAAAAGGTTAGATGAAAATACAATAGTTACAACCATTTTAGGCAATGTAAATGAGCATACCATCCAAAAAACTGTGACAGGACATTTCACAACTGGAACTCGATGTGTATACCTTCATTATAACGTTTGTGCAGCAAATCGCTCTCTTCCATGGCTTTCTGAAGGGAGAGATTCATTTGGTTACACTTGCACTCCAGTTCCTGCAGGTACTTGCTTTTAGCGGTGATCTGTCGAGCCAGACTATCTATGAGGTTGTCAGTCTTGCTGGACATCTCCTGCTCCAGTTCAGACACCGTCTTCAGGTCACCATTCGCTGACAAGAACCTACCGACTGGGTCATCCGATCTGTAATCCTCTTCCTTTGCTAGCCATCCAAACACTTGCTCTACGTGTCCCTTCGTCTCCTTCCAGTCCTGTTTACCCAAGCGCCGTGACTTGAAACAGTTCTGGAATGCCAAGGCGTTCTTGAACCCGATCCAATCCTTGGTGAACAGAACAACGACGTAGCCGGCATACCCATCGGCACCGCACACGGCAGTGATCTGCACGGGTTTGAACTCAGCTAGCTGCTCCATCAGTGTAGCTCCACCCTCCTGGGCTTGTCCGGCCGGGACGTTCGCGAGGACGCCCGTCCAGGGCCAAACGAACGCTTCCTGGTCCTGCGCCGGCTTCGGCGCGTTGCTTAGCGCGATGGCCTGCCATGCTGGCAGTGTGGCCGCCGCGTCGGCGTGGTCCTCCTTGAGAAGTTTCGCCAGGGCCTGGTGGTTCGCCTTCACCTTCGCGGCACGGTTGGATGCGCCCACCCCGACGGCGTGCTGGAGCAGCTCGCTGTAGCGGTAGTCCTGCTTCTTCTTCCCCGGACAGAACGGGCACCTGAACCTGTCGCTGCCCAGCCTCGCCACGAACTTGCCGGACTTGAGGTCCGAGTACGACTTGTCGGCGTAGTCGTCGATATCTGTCTCGCTTAGCTCTGACGACTCGTCAGAGCTGCAGTCCATTGCAGACCTGAGAGAAATACAGATATCCAGGTCAGAACATTTTTAGCTTGGGTAGCGAGTGCTGCATCTTTGTTCAGTAGTGGCTGAAACCTACATCCATAGTGAGCATTAGCAATGATCAGAAACATGAACATTTGCATTGAGCTTGAGCGCTAAAACAGTGGGTATCCTTTCTCTATTCTCTAGCACTAAAATCTCAACCATGACCAACTAAGACTGGTTTGTGTACGCAATGTTCAGACACACACACACCAAAGGAAGCATGAGTACAGCTGAGGTCTCCATTATTACGTCAGTATGCATTAGCTGCGGTGCTTATGTACAATGTCCAGGTGAGGTCTCCATTATTAATACTCTCTCCGttctttttttttatttatcgcggtttagtttaaaaataaattagaaggtgacaaatattcgagaacggaccaTTACAATTAACGTTTGAATTAGCGTTATTCAAGCATTGGTGGAGGTGGAGACAGAGACGAAAGGAAACACATAGGAAAACTATAAGCTGGCTAACAATCGCAACACCCCAAGGCCCAGCACACAAAGTATTGCACCTCCCAGTCCCACCCTCGACGACAGGGGCAGCAAACGCCCCCGATGAGCCAATCTCGCGAACAACTCGCGCTGCTGGTGAGAGCAGCAGGCAGCAGCCACGGCGAGTGGTAGGGGTTCCCCGGGCCCCAGCGCGCACTTGCTTCGGGCACGGGTTTGTAGGGATGGAACGGAGGGCGAAAACCCGGCAGCAAGTACGACGCTTCGGATACGAATACGATGGGCGGGGGCCGCCGGGCGTGGCATCCCATCGATCATGAGGACGAATCGAAACGAAATGATCGGAAGCACCGTAGCGAAAACAAAACGAGGGGGAAGGGGCCTGGGTTCGCCACGAGTCCACGACCAACTCACTCACCGGCAAGCAGACGTTAGATGGATCGCTGTCCTCCCTCTAGGCCCGGCTCGGCTCTTGCggtggagaagaagaagaagcaggCAGGGGAGGGTCGCAGTCTCGCAGAGATGTGATGGTCTGACGGAGAAGTGGAGGTGGGGTTTTGTCTGCTCCCTCCGTCTTTTCGTTTCGCTCCGCTGCCTTCATagccaggcaggcaggcaggccacgcaaatgggaggccgctcaccTGGCCCGTGTCTCACTGGCGATATGGGCCCAGAGCGCGGCCACCGGCCAGCCTCTTCCACTTCGCGGCCGGGGCGCTCGAGACTCGGCAGTCGGCACTCGGAAGGGATTGTTGCGTTCGCCGCAGACGGAGAGGCAGGCAGAGGGCGCGCGTGATGTCACCCACACCCGCTGGCGCTGCGTCCAACCACTCCAGCGTTCGCAGCATGCAGAGGAGCGAGCTCGGGCAGAGCCACGACCCACGACCACGATTCACACATAGGGCCACTTTAAAAATATCGATAATTTTTTTAATTATTATTAATATCAGCTTAAAATCATTAAACTTAATATTGACCTACATAATTATAAACCATCTTTTTTTGTTTTAGATTAGTATTAATTGTTTAAATTGAAGATAAAGGAGATATTAATCATAAAACTAATGatttatattatatttattttatttactcATGTAAAATTCTAGA harbors:
- the LOC100382110 gene encoding putative XH domain family protein, which translates into the protein MDCSSDESSELSETDIDDYADKSYSDLKSGKFVARLGSDRFRCPFCPGKKKQDYRYSELLQHAVGVGASNRAAKVKANHQALAKLLKEDHADAAATLPAWQAIALSNAPKPAQDQEAFVWPWTGVLANVPAGQAQEGGATLMEQLAEFKPVQITAVCGADGYAGYVVVLFTKDWIGFKNALAFQNCFKSRRLGKQDWKETKGHVEQVFGWLAKEEDYRSDDPVGRFLSANGDLKTVSELEQEMSSKTDNLIDSLARQITAKSKYLQELECKCNQMNLSLQKAMEESDLLHKRYNEEMRNMQSAVREHTRRVFQETEELRNQLVEKESNIQRRSRELNELVAQTDMERRKLEEERKKNADQNDSLNMARIEQQRADERALQLLEKHKKEKEDALNRILQLERQVDEKQKLELDIEQLKGKLEVVKHMAGEGVDVKKRSEELTAELNERIEEMEDLEALNQTLVVKHRMTNDEIQDAKKELITGLTDMLGPRSNIGIKRMGELDEKPFVLSCKQRYGQDAEMKAAELVSLWQEHLKDPNWHPFKIVTTGSTKEQIIDDKDEKLAGLKKQLGEKVYEAVATALLEINEYNASGSYVVSELWNNRENRKASVTEAIQHVLKQWKAQRRRR